The window GTGTTTTGAACCATTCAAGATACATTTCATATTCGCTCTGCCTATTTTGAAATTGTTGTATTGTTGCCTGGTGCTGAATCATATTTTTGAGAGAATGCTTTCTTAAGTGCCCGCCTTGTGGTGATTCGAAATGAAAGCAAATGGCATTATACTCGTGATTTCCCATTAAGGCGATGGCGTTTCCACTATCAACCATACTCTTCACGATTTCAAGTGTCTCTCTAATTTGAGGGCCTCTGTCTATATAATCTCCTACAAACAAGGCTTTCCTTTCAGGGTGTGAATAGATTCCGTTTCTTTTGGAATAGCCTAATTTTAAAAGTAAAGCTTCAAGTTTGTCTGCATGTCCGTGTATGTCACCAATAAAATCTATCATATTTTTATAAAATTTACTATATCCCTAAGATAAACTTACCCTCCGCCAAACTGTGTCTTTGTCAAGAAATTTATTTCCTTTCTCAGGAAAAAATTAGCTAGGATATTTCTTTCCATAGAATCCAAGATTTAATACTACTTTCAATATTCTCCTTTAAATCTGAGATGTTAGCATTTGTTTGCCTAATTTTCATCCTTGAAGTAAGTTTTGAGTCGGCAAACTTAGCTCTTGGGATATGCTTGTATAGTACATTTACACTCCAAGCAAAACCAAGATCAAATGTATTTCCGGATTCTGAAATGAGTCTGTCTTCATGTCTTGTAACCGGCATCCCTTGCCATGTTTTTAATCCATCAAAAAAAGCATCTCCAATTTTCACTGGTCTTTCTTCCTTGATCTGACAGACAAAGAAGGTTCCCCAGCTTGGAACAATCACCAAGTCTCCTTTTGCCATTTTTAAAAAATTCCAGAGGTTAAACCTTGTTTTGGGAATTGAACTCCAAGTCATTTGAAATAGCTCATTAAAATAGTCCCAGTCATCTAACAATACTTTGTCGATGATTTCATTATTTATCATATCAGAAAAACCGATTGATAGATATCCATTTTCCAGTAGCGGATAAGATAATTCAGGATGGTGTGAAATTCTGTGTAACCAATAATTCATTTTTTATCTGTTTAATCTTTAATAATTCCCTTCAGATCATCCCAATCTTTCCATCAATTCCCCCATCAACCATTCATCAGCTTCTTTAAAAGCAGAGCGAAGAGAAAGATTTCCTTTTTGCTTTCTCAGCTGTTCAAAGTCCAATACTTTTTGATTGCCTTGAAAGCAGTTAGCCGTTTTAATTGAGGCTTTTCTCCAAAAATCCCCTTCAAACTCAAAGGGCAATGAACACAAGCCTTCAGTTATCAAACCTTTAGAATCTAAGTAATTTGTGATTGGCGAGTACATGAAGGTCCCTGTAAACCTCCCTAGTGCAGCAACAAGAATAATCCTTCCTTGCAAGTTGTACAGTTGTTGTTTGATCTGATCTGATAGCTCCAGCTGCATTGGTACTTCCTTTTTCAAAAACCTATGACCACCATAATAATCGTAAGCCGAATGAGGTGGTGTAAATTGGATAAACTCACAATTCATCTTTGATGTACGGGGCCTTTTATCAGTGATAAAGGTGATGCTATCAACTTTCAGATTATCACTACTTCGTCCGATCATTTTTGAAGCAGCAGTCCCTAAGGCTACTAAATGGATTTCTTCTTTTTGAGTATAACTCAAAATAGAAGGCGCAACCGCCAATATTGGCAGCGATTTCACAAAATCTCTTCTTTTCATATTCCAAAGATCTATTGAACCTCTGCCAAAATATGTCTTAATAAAATATAACTCCGACGTATTTTGGCGAAGCTTATGCTTATCTTTAAAACATGAGCAAGTTAGATTCTTTAATTAGACAGGCGGAAATTATCAAATTAGCCAGAAGAAAGGCTTTTGACTGGGAAACTCTTGAAAATCACTTGGCAAGGAAGGAAGAAGACCTTGACAGGGAATTGATCATTTCCAAGCGGACATTCAACCGGGATTTGGCAGAGATCAATGAGTTTTTTGGCATCTCCATCAAATTTGATTTCAAATCCGGCCAATATGCCATCGATACCGAAGGAAGCAGCGAACAAAACATACAGCTTTTAGAAGTTTTTGATACCCTTCAACTCTTTAGTAAAAGAGGAAAAGTACCTCCTTATGTTTTTATGGAGCAGAAAGTAGCCAAAGGCACAGAGCACTTTTCTACCATCATCAAGGCCATAGAACATAGCAAAAAGATTCAGATTACTTATGGTAAATATTGGAAATGGGAAACAGAAGAAAGAATTCTAAAACCACTAGCCCTGAAAGAATTCAAACAGCGTTGGTACTTGCTGACTTTAGACGAAAATGATCAATTCAAAGTCTTTGCGCTAGATCGGGTTCACGAGATAAGCTTAACCAAAGAAAGATTTACAGTCAATCGACAGATTGATTTTGAGGTCTATTTCCAGGATCTGTTTGGCATTATTAATACACCTGGCAACCCTGTTGAAGATGTCGTCCTAACTTTCACAGAATTCAAAGGTCGCTATATTAAATCTCTTCCATTGCATGCAAGTCAGGAGATCTTGGTAGATGAAGACAATATTTTAACCATTCGCCTCAAAGTAAAAATCGAATATGAACTTATTGCTGAAATACTTTCACACGGTGACGAGGTCAGAGTAGATGCTCCAGAGAAATTAAAGGAGATAGTGAGAGGGAAGGCGAGGAATATTGTTGATGGTAAGATTGGGTAAGCCCTGAATTATTCATTTTAAGATTGAACGCTAGCATTCATTTCAATATACCATGAATACATTATTCCATATTCCGATATGGAATAATCAATTCTTACAACTGACATTATTTCAGAGTTAACGTTCCTTTGGCTTTAAAAATATTGAAACTATCAGCCCAATTGCTACAACCACATCTACAATATTCCAAATATCTCTGCCAAGTGCGATTTTGAAAAATGGCTGAAATAATAAAGCAAGTCCACCATAAACAATCATTTCAGTCGATTTACCTTGTTCATGACCATTAAATGCAAGTATTGCGAAACCCAACATTCCAATAAATCTTACGAGTTGATAAAAACCATAAGGCATATCTAATAGACATAAAAGGAATAGAATTGAAAGTATAACTTTTATAGTATTTATGAAATTCATTATTAGATCTCTCTTTTAAAAGTCTTTTGAAAATTGAGCAAATAATCAAAGCCTAATCTTATTTACAATACTTATTACCTACTTCTGCGCATTAATCCCTCTATTAATTAACTCCTTAACAACACCGAACATCATAGCTGTAAAGTCCTCTTTGAATTCTTTGTTGTCGGAATAGAGTTTATAAAGGTCAAAATTGGTAGTGATGTGTTTGAGGAGCTCTTCCCCCACTACTTTGTCACTGGTAATTCTTGCATTTTGATCGTCCGAATGTTGAATGGAACTTATAAGCTCTTTATTTTTAGCAACATCAGTAGCAATGTTTTCAGCCATTTGCCGGACTTTGTCAGCATCTTCAAATTGAGTTCCATATCGATCATTAAAGGTTTTAAGAATATTGGATAACCTGTCCTTTTCAGCATCACTAGAACCTCCTCGCATATCGGTTGGAATAGGATTCAAATCTTGACCTTGCTCCATTACTATACTGGTAGTAGCTTCCAACTGCAAACGGTAACTATCCATATCAATATTGTCTAAAATCCCTTGAGCTAAGTCTATCGGCGTATCACCACCTAATTTACTTTGCAGATGATTGAGGAAAATATAGAGTCGTTCCAAGTATGGATTTTCAAATGGTACGATTTGAGAAAGAAAAATATAAAGTCGAACATACGTTTTTACTTTTGCTCTAAAATCAGCTTGTTGCTCTTCAGAAAGATCTTTTCTGAATATTTCTGTTGAAGTATCCAGCATGGCATGTAATTGATCAACTGGAACATTTGCAAGTATCTTCTCCGAAAATTCATAGACTTGATCATTCGTATAGACTTGAAAATTGTCTAAAGCATCCTGAAGATCAAAGAGTTTATTGGGATCAGTGGCCTCGCCTAAAATCGTACTCTCAAAATAAGGCTTAAATGCATTTTCAATATCTTCTGCGGAATTTGCAAAGTCCAAAACAAACGTATCTTTCTTTAAAGGATGACTTCTGTTCAACCTCGAAAGTGTTTGTACAGCATTCACTCCTCCTAGTTTCTTATCTACATACATGGTATGCAAAAGTGGTTGATCAAAACCTGTTTGGAATTTATTCGCTACCAACAAAAATCGATATTCATTTTTTTTAAACTCGCTTGGAATATTTGCACTTGAAAATCCGTTTAAACTGGCTTCTGTTTGTCCGTCAATTTCTCCTGAAAATGCTACCACTGATAAAAATGGGCTATTGATTTTCAGTAAATAATCGTCAAATGCCTTTTTGTATTTTACTGCATTGGCTCTGGAACTCGTTACCAACATTGCTTTTGCAAAACCTCCTATTCGCTTTTTACGTATTACATTTTCCATAAAATGCTCAATGATTAAAATGGCTTTCTTTTTTATGGCATGTTCGTGGCTCTCTACATAATGTTTGAGTTTCTTTTGTGCTTTCAATTTATCATATTCAGGGTCATCTTCAATCTTTTTCAGTAAGGCATAATAACTCTGATAGGTAGTGTAATTCTGCAATACGTCCATAATAAAACCTTCTTCAATGGCTTGTTTCATTGAATACAAATGAAAGGCTCTGAATTTGGTTTTGCCGTCATCTTGATACGGAACACCGAATAATTCCAAGGTTTTATTCTTTGGTGTGGCAGTAAATGCGAAGTAACTGGCATTTGGTAATAGCTTTCTAGATTTAATTAGTTCTGCAATTAAATCTTCGCCAGTTAGGGTATCACCATCCTCGGTTTTAAATTCTTCTTCTTCTTTGAGATGTTGAGACAGGGCGTGCCCTGTCTGTACTGATGAAGAAAGGGTTTCGTTCAGTTTTCTTGCCATTTGTCCGCTCAAACTACTGTGGGCTTCATCTATGATGATGGCAAAATTATTCCCTGGCAAATCCCCTATATCTTCTACAATGTGAGGGAATTTCTGAATGGTGGTAATGATGATTTTTTTGCCTTCTTCGAGAGCTTGTTTCAGTTGTTTACTGCCTTCGGTAATGGCTTCAACTACACCTTTTACTTGCTGATACTGTTTGATGTTCTCCCTGATTTGAGCATCTAACACTCTGCGGTCTGTTACTACAATTACCGTATCAAAAATGTTGTTTTGTCCTGATTTGTCGTGTAAACCAACCAACTGATGAGCCAACCAAGAAATGGAGTTGGACTTGCCCGAACCAGCAGAATGTTGAATCAAATATTTTTGTCCTGAACCTTTTTCTTGTGCATCTGCCAATAAATTGCGAACAGCGACCAATTGGTGATAGCGTGGGAAAATCAGTTTCTTTTCCTTTCGGGTTCTGACTTTACCCTTTTCATCTAAGTACTCCTTTTCTTCGGTAATGAGTTGACAAAAATTCTGAATAACGTCCGTTAAACTGCTTTTAGTCAAAACCTCTTTCCACAAATAATCTGTTTTTATGCCTCCGTTGGGTGGATTTCCTGCTCCATTGTTATATCCTTTATTGAAAGGCAAAAAGTATGATTTCTCTTTTTTGAGTTGGGTACACATCCAAACTTCTTCGGTATCCACTGCAAAATTCACCATTAACCTACCTAAGCGAAACAGTTCTTCATTTGGGTCTCGATCTGTTTTATATTGCTTAATGGCATGCTGTACATTTTGTTTGGTCAGCTCATTCTTCAACTCAAAAGAAATAATTGGAATCCCATTGATGAAAAGCATCAAGTCTAAAGACTTCTTATTCTGTGGCGAAAAATAAACTTGCCTCATGACCGAAAATGAATTGGCTTGATACAAGATACTAGCTGAAACATTATAATTGGAAACAGGCTTATCATAAAACAAATGGAGCTTAGTATCGGTAAAGCCGTCGGTAATGCCTTTTCGCAATACTTCTATCACCCCCTTCGCTTGTATTTGGTCATTCAAGCGTTTGATTATTTTTTGCTCGTAAAGGTCTTTGTGGTAGGTTTTGAGTTTTGCGACTGATTTAGGTTGCGTAGCTTCTAAAAATTCAAACAATAAGGCACTATCCAAACAAGCCACATTATCGTAAGCGGTATTTTCACGAAGTAAATAGCCATTATCATTGACCAAGTATTGGGCAATGTGGGTTTCTAATCCTTTTTCTGTGGTGTCTGTTGTCATATTTCTTATTTATTCCTCTGTTATTCCCTCAATTACTCCATCAGTTATTCCCTCAATCCATAATTTCAAACGCAAGTCAGCTATCTCGCCACTTTGGCGAGTATTTGGCGAGATAAAGTTAAAATTCAAGTTAATCACTTTTATATCTCGCCAAAATGGCGAGCAAGTGGCGAGCAAGAATGATTTTATTCTCTGGCAGTATTCTATCTCGCCACTTTGGCGAGTATGTGGCGAGTGATTATTCATTAATAACATATTTTAAATATTTCCCACCACCTTCTTTCCTAAGTAAATTTAACTCCACCCATCGTTTCAGCATCCTTTCAGCGGTACGTGACGCAATTCCTGTTTGTTCAACAAACTCCGATTTAGAGTAATACTTTTTGTTTCTAAACAGTTCAAATAAACTTAATTCCTGATCATCTAACTCTTCTATTTCACCAACTATCGACAATTCTTTCACGCCTTCAATAGTTCTTGGAAAGGTCAAGGTCAAAAATGGTTCTTTGAACGTATATTTTGGAATTGGCAAACCGTGCTCTTTGTTCAAAGACTTAAACGTTTTCATTCCAAATCCTTTCTCCTCCACATAATCCATCAAGCTAAATGCATAGGTTATAATATGATTTCTGCTCAATGAAGGAGCTTCAAAGGTGTTTAGTTCTTCTAGTGAAATCGCAGGAAGCGGTTTGCCTGGACTCGTTACTATTATTTTATCTTCATCTATTTTGATTTCGCATTTGGCACCTTCAATTTCATAATCTCTGTGCACTAATGCGTTGACAATAGCTTCTCGTAAAACTTCAATAGGAAAGTCCGGAACATCTTTTCGTTTGAAGCCACTAGTGTCTTTTGAAAGTGGTAATACTTTTTTCAACCATTCTTCAATTTGGTCGGGTAAAAGCACTAATGCCTGATCAAAATCTTTCGGCTCAATTTTACTACTGCCGTAGCTCACGTGGGCTTTTAACACTGCATTTTTGAATTTAGCACGTGGGTTTTTACCAAAAAGGAGTATTCCGTAGCCTGTAGGGACATACTTCTTCTTTTCCTTGTCCAACTCCATTGCTCCAAAATCAGATAAGTATTCAAGAAAAGCTTCGTCTGTAGGCTTGAAATCCAAATTGGCTTCTTTGATGAACTTTCGAAGAGCTTCATCTGAAAACTTACTACTGTCATAGTTGGCAACTGGCAGTTCAAATGGGGTACGTAAATCCTCTTCCTGCTCAGCTTCTATTTTACGTTGTAGTGCTTGTTTCAAAAATACCTTGTTTTCTTCCTCAATAATTCGTTGAAACTCTCGGTCAAACATTTTGTATTCTACACTGTGTTTTTCCAAATGTCTGATGCCATTGCCTTTTGGGTCTTTGTCTTCTATACCAATAAATACTTTTTTGATTCTTGCATTTGTTACTCTTCGGCAACAAGGCACTTTGGGTGGATTGCGTTCTACGCAAGGTTCAAGGGTGGTGTATAAAATACAATCTGCTACATTTTCATTCGCCAATTTTCTTTCTAACAAAGTAAATTCAGCGTGGTCACCTTCACGAAGTTCACCCCTGTAGGCTGTTTCAACACGACCATCAGGAAAAAGCAAAACAGCACCAACCTTAGGTGGTACTTTACCATCTTCTCTAGGTTCATTAACGCTTTTATTCATTACGTCAATGGCTAATTGCATCAATTCCTTGTGTGTATATTGCTTCTTACTCATTCTTCTATCGTTTGATATTCTTCTCCATCCTCTGCCGCCATACTGATTTCTTCTTCTATTTCCTCATAAGTTTCCTCTTCCGATATTTCAGGCACATCATACCCCCTCACATCAATTTTACCCGTAACCGCTTCGGCTATCAAAGCCGTTTTGTATTCTTCAACTAGAGAAATTTCTTTTTTGATTATTGCTTTTAACTCATTTTCTCTTTCAATTAATTTAATTAGTTCTTTTTGTAGCGAAATGTCTGGCACAGGGATTTTTTCTTTAATTAAATACCTAGGGTTTAGTGGACGATTTCTTCCTGCTGCTCCTCTTGAATGATAATCCAATAATAAATGACCTTCAGAAATTGTAAAAAATGAAAAAAGATATTCTGGGATAATTACATTTAAATCACAATTTAAAACTGGATATCTGTGAGAAGCAACACATCCATCATCTTCTAAATCAACTAACGCAACCGAACCTTCCCAAGCGAACTGACCACTTAATATCACGTCACCTTTCTTTATATAGAAGAAACTAGAATCTCCTAATTCTTTTCCAAGGATAGATTCCTTATGAAACAATCCTCGACCTCTATTATACAATCCAACTGGTGTGTATAATTCATTTTCAAGTCGCTCAATTGGTCTATGTATAAGATTTGCAACCGATGACAGTCTCAGATATTTTACATTTTGGGAATTTACCAGTTCTTTCGTTAATGACTTTCTTCTTTCAGCATACAAAGCAAGTAGTTGCTTCTTCTTTTGGATAAAGCGATTGATTTTTGCCAGTTTGTAATCTAAAAAGCGGGCTATGGCGGTTTGTTCTTCTTTGGGGGGAACAGGAAAAAGAAAGTTTTTGAAATTATCTGATGGCATTCTCCATCTACCTAATTGAGCCGCACCTTGACCTTCTGCAAAGAAAATTTTCTGCTTGTAGCACATTTGCAAAAGTCTAAGCATGTAATTTTTATCAGACTCGTTATCTATTTGAGCAAAAACACGATAATCTGGGCTAATTACACCGTCATATTTGGAAATATCAACATACCCAGTGAGTAAGTCCATATGATTCATCCCAAATTCACCAGTGTAAATTCTTTGGTACTTGGAATAATCCATTGCAAGTTGTCCGCCTCCAGAAGTGATATCTTTTATTTTTATTCCCTTTTGAGTTATTGACAAAACATTTAAACCTAATTCACCTGCAATTCTTTTTTGGATTTGAAAAATATACTTCAGTTTCCTCACCTCCCAATGCTCCGGAATATCTCCTATCCATGCAATACTACTATATCTATATGTATCATAGGAGTTATAATTCTTCATCTGACTCAGGGCTTAAATGATCAATAATTTCTTCCCAGCGGGCTTTGAGCAAGGCTTTGTTAGGTAGTTGGGTTTGGTACTCAGCTATCATTGCGGGGCTTAGGTTGCGGCTCATTGCATATTCTACAACCGTATCATCTTTGCCTTTGCAAAGTAAAATACCTATACTGGGGTTTTCATGAGGTTTGCGAATATCGCAGTCTAAGGCTTCCAAATAAAAATTAAGTTGCCCCAAATGCTCAGGTTTAAAGCGGTCTATTTTCAATTCTATTGCCACCATACAATTCAAGCTCCTATTGTAAAACAGCAAATCCACCGCAAAATCTTGATTGCCTACCTGCAAGGGATATTCCTCACCCATAAAAGCGAAGTCACGCCCAAACTCCAATAAGAATTTGGTGATATTTTCCGATATCCCTTTCCGTAAATCACTTTCTTGATGGCTTTCTGGGATATTGAGCAACTCCAAAACATAAGAGTCTTTGAAGGTGTTGGTGATGTCTTGGGGTAATTCTCTCGGCAGTGACGAGAGTTTTGCATTGCCCAACATCACTCTTTCAAAACAAGCAGTATTAATTTGTCTTTCAAGTTCTCTGACGCTCCATTTTTCTTTTATCGCAAAGCGCAAATAAAACTCTCGTTCCTCTTCAGTTTTGCAAGGCACAATCAGCTTGTGGTGAGACCAACTTAATTCTCGCCACAATGTGGCGAGTTTTTCATTGCTTTTATATGTTTCATAAAACTGTTTCATCCTCCAGATATTCTGAGCAGAAAAGCCTTTGATGTTTTGTTCACGGCTTTGGATATAGTTTGCCAAATCTTGTACGACAGATTCACCCCAAGCCTTTTTTGCTACCTGATCGCTCACATATTGACCAATGCTCCAATACAACATCACCAATTCTTGATTGACTGTTTTAAAAGCTTTGCTTCGGGCATTTACAATCAGTTGAGTTATATGTTCAAATTGATGCTGTAATTCCATTATTCTACAATTTCTTTGAGAAGATTTTCTGTTTCTTGCTCTAAAGTCATAATATCCGCAGCAATATCGCTTAAGGCCCTTAGAGGTTCATATTGATAAAAATACTTTGTGAATGGGATCTCAAAACCAACTTTCATTTTGGTTTTATCATACCAAGCGCCTGGAGCAAAGGGCAAAACTTCTCTTTTGAAATAATCAGCTATGCTTTCTTTCATTGGCACATTCTCTGTATCTTTTAAAGTGCTATCGCTTTTAGGTTTTCCTTTGGTGTCTTTGATGATATTGCCTTTTTCATCTCTTTCAGGTTGATGCACCGTGATTTGATAAAAGCCAAAATCCTCATTGTCGAAAATCTTGCTGTATTCGTTCTCCTCAAAAGCAAAACACATTTCCTGTATGATTTGGATGTGGTTAGCAGTTAATTCCACTCGTTTACTACCCAAACTTTTTCGCATTTTTTGATAAAAGCCCTCTGAAGAAGCATTAATCAACTGCACTTTACCTTTTCTGCGTTCTTCTTTGACATTGGTCAATAGCCAGATATAGGTAGTGATTCCTGTGTTGTAAAACATATCATTGGGCAACTGAATGATGCATTCCAACAAATCATTTTCCAATATGTATTGACGAATACCGCTTTCGCTGCTGCCTGCATCTCCGGTAAACAAAGCCGAACCATTGTGAATGGAAGCAATACGACTACCACCGTCTTTAGGGTCTTTCATTTTAGAAAGCATATGGAGCATAAACATCAACTGTCCGTCATTGCTTCGGGAAGTCAAACAGGTTTCTTCCAATTCACCTTTAAAGTTTTTAATCTTTAGGTTGAAACGTCTGTCTTTAATCTCTACTTTTTTGCCTGTG is drawn from Belliella baltica DSM 15883 and contains these coding sequences:
- a CDS encoding helix-turn-helix transcriptional regulator; this encodes MSKLDSLIRQAEIIKLARRKAFDWETLENHLARKEEDLDRELIISKRTFNRDLAEINEFFGISIKFDFKSGQYAIDTEGSSEQNIQLLEVFDTLQLFSKRGKVPPYVFMEQKVAKGTEHFSTIIKAIEHSKKIQITYGKYWKWETEERILKPLALKEFKQRWYLLTLDENDQFKVFALDRVHEISLTKERFTVNRQIDFEVYFQDLFGIINTPGNPVEDVVLTFTEFKGRYIKSLPLHASQEILVDEDNILTIRLKVKIEYELIAEILSHGDEVRVDAPEKLKEIVRGKARNIVDGKIG
- a CDS encoding DUF6804 family protein, which codes for MNFINTIKVILSILFLLCLLDMPYGFYQLVRFIGMLGFAILAFNGHEQGKSTEMIVYGGLALLFQPFFKIALGRDIWNIVDVVVAIGLIVSIFLKPKER
- a CDS encoding type I restriction endonuclease subunit R — protein: MTTDTTEKGLETHIAQYLVNDNGYLLRENTAYDNVACLDSALLFEFLEATQPKSVAKLKTYHKDLYEQKIIKRLNDQIQAKGVIEVLRKGITDGFTDTKLHLFYDKPVSNYNVSASILYQANSFSVMRQVYFSPQNKKSLDLMLFINGIPIISFELKNELTKQNVQHAIKQYKTDRDPNEELFRLGRLMVNFAVDTEEVWMCTQLKKEKSYFLPFNKGYNNGAGNPPNGGIKTDYLWKEVLTKSSLTDVIQNFCQLITEEKEYLDEKGKVRTRKEKKLIFPRYHQLVAVRNLLADAQEKGSGQKYLIQHSAGSGKSNSISWLAHQLVGLHDKSGQNNIFDTVIVVTDRRVLDAQIRENIKQYQQVKGVVEAITEGSKQLKQALEEGKKIIITTIQKFPHIVEDIGDLPGNNFAIIIDEAHSSLSGQMARKLNETLSSSVQTGHALSQHLKEEEEFKTEDGDTLTGEDLIAELIKSRKLLPNASYFAFTATPKNKTLELFGVPYQDDGKTKFRAFHLYSMKQAIEEGFIMDVLQNYTTYQSYYALLKKIEDDPEYDKLKAQKKLKHYVESHEHAIKKKAILIIEHFMENVIRKKRIGGFAKAMLVTSSRANAVKYKKAFDDYLLKINSPFLSVVAFSGEIDGQTEASLNGFSSANIPSEFKKNEYRFLLVANKFQTGFDQPLLHTMYVDKKLGGVNAVQTLSRLNRSHPLKKDTFVLDFANSAEDIENAFKPYFESTILGEATDPNKLFDLQDALDNFQVYTNDQVYEFSEKILANVPVDQLHAMLDTSTEIFRKDLSEEQQADFRAKVKTYVRLYIFLSQIVPFENPYLERLYIFLNHLQSKLGGDTPIDLAQGILDNIDMDSYRLQLEATTSIVMEQGQDLNPIPTDMRGGSSDAEKDRLSNILKTFNDRYGTQFEDADKVRQMAENIATDVAKNKELISSIQHSDDQNARITSDKVVGEELLKHITTNFDLYKLYSDNKEFKEDFTAMMFGVVKELINRGINAQK
- a CDS encoding ATP-binding protein produces the protein MSKKQYTHKELMQLAIDVMNKSVNEPREDGKVPPKVGAVLLFPDGRVETAYRGELREGDHAEFTLLERKLANENVADCILYTTLEPCVERNPPKVPCCRRVTNARIKKVFIGIEDKDPKGNGIRHLEKHSVEYKMFDREFQRIIEEENKVFLKQALQRKIEAEQEEDLRTPFELPVANYDSSKFSDEALRKFIKEANLDFKPTDEAFLEYLSDFGAMELDKEKKKYVPTGYGILLFGKNPRAKFKNAVLKAHVSYGSSKIEPKDFDQALVLLPDQIEEWLKKVLPLSKDTSGFKRKDVPDFPIEVLREAIVNALVHRDYEIEGAKCEIKIDEDKIIVTSPGKPLPAISLEELNTFEAPSLSRNHIITYAFSLMDYVEEKGFGMKTFKSLNKEHGLPIPKYTFKEPFLTLTFPRTIEGVKELSIVGEIEELDDQELSLFELFRNKKYYSKSEFVEQTGIASRTAERMLKRWVELNLLRKEGGGKYLKYVINE
- a CDS encoding restriction endonuclease subunit S; amino-acid sequence: MKNYNSYDTYRYSSIAWIGDIPEHWEVRKLKYIFQIQKRIAGELGLNVLSITQKGIKIKDITSGGGQLAMDYSKYQRIYTGEFGMNHMDLLTGYVDISKYDGVISPDYRVFAQIDNESDKNYMLRLLQMCYKQKIFFAEGQGAAQLGRWRMPSDNFKNFLFPVPPKEEQTAIARFLDYKLAKINRFIQKKKQLLALYAERRKSLTKELVNSQNVKYLRLSSVANLIHRPIERLENELYTPVGLYNRGRGLFHKESILGKELGDSSFFYIKKGDVILSGQFAWEGSVALVDLEDDGCVASHRYPVLNCDLNVIIPEYLFSFFTISEGHLLLDYHSRGAAGRNRPLNPRYLIKEKIPVPDISLQKELIKLIERENELKAIIKKEISLVEEYKTALIAEAVTGKIDVRGYDVPEISEEETYEEIEEEISMAAEDGEEYQTIEE
- a CDS encoding PDDEXK nuclease domain-containing protein, yielding MELQHQFEHITQLIVNARSKAFKTVNQELVMLYWSIGQYVSDQVAKKAWGESVVQDLANYIQSREQNIKGFSAQNIWRMKQFYETYKSNEKLATLWRELSWSHHKLIVPCKTEEEREFYLRFAIKEKWSVRELERQINTACFERVMLGNAKLSSLPRELPQDITNTFKDSYVLELLNIPESHQESDLRKGISENITKFLLEFGRDFAFMGEEYPLQVGNQDFAVDLLFYNRSLNCMVAIELKIDRFKPEHLGQLNFYLEALDCDIRKPHENPSIGILLCKGKDDTVVEYAMSRNLSPAMIAEYQTQLPNKALLKARWEEIIDHLSPESDEEL